A region from the Lutra lutra chromosome 1, mLutLut1.2, whole genome shotgun sequence genome encodes:
- the FBXL12 gene encoding F-box/LRR-repeat protein 12 encodes MATLADLPDSVLLEIFSYLPVRDRIRISRVCHRWKRLVDDRWLWRHVDLTLYTMRPKVMWHLLRRYMASRLHSLRMGGYLFSGSQAPQLSPALMRALGQKCPNLKRLCLHVADLSMVPITSLPCTLRTLELHSCEISMAWLLKEQDPTVLPLLECIVLDRVPAFRDEHLQGLTRFRALRSLVLGGTYRVTETGLDAGLQELSYLQRLEVLGCTLSADSTLLAISRHLRDVRKIRLTVRGLSAPGLSVLEGMPALESLCLLGPLITPEMPSPAEILSSCLAMPKLRVLELQGLGWEGQEAERILCRGLPHCMVIVRACPKESMDWWM; translated from the exons ATGGCGACTTTGGCGGACCTGCCGGACTCAGTCCTGTTGGAGATCTTCTCCTACCTCCCGGTCCGGGACCGGATCCGCATCTCCAG ggttTGTCACCGCTGGAAGAGGCTGGTGGACGACCGGTGGCTCTGGCGACATGTCGACCTGACGCTGTACACG ATGAGGCCTAAAGTCATGTGGCACCTCCTTCGACGGTACATGGCATCCCGGCTCCATTCCCTGCGGATGGGTGGCTACCTGTTCTCAGGCTCCCAGGCCCCCCAGTTGTCCCCCGCCTTGATGAGGGCCCTGGGCCAGAAGTGCCCCAATCTGAAGCGCCTCTGCCTACACGTGGCTGACCTGAGCATGGTGCCCATCACCAGCTTGCCCTGCACCCTGAGGACCCTGGAGCTGCACAGCTGCGAGATCTCTATGGCCTGGCTCCTCAAGGAGCAGGACCCCACCGTGCTGCCCTTGCTTGAGTGCATCGTGCTGGACCGAGTCCCTGCCTTCCGAGACGAGCACCTGCAGGGCCTGACACGCTTTCGTGCCCTGCGGTCATTGGTGCTCGGCGGCACCTACCGCGTGACAGAGACAGGGCTAGATGCGGGCCTCCAGGAGCTGAGCTACCTGCAGAGGCTGGAGGTGCTAGGTTGCACCCTCTCGGCCGACAGCACCCTCCTGGCCATCAGCCGCCACCTTCGAGATGTGCGGAAGATCCGGCTGACTGTGAGGGGCCTCTCTGCCCCTGGCCTATCTGTTTTGGAGGGCATGCCAGCCCTGGAGAGTCTGTGTTTGCTAGGCCCTCTCATCACCCCAGAAATGCCTTCCCCGGCTGAaatcctctcttcctgccttgctATGCCCAAGCTCAGGGTCCTTGAGCTGCAGGGTCTGGGGTGGGAAGGTCAGGAGGCTGAGAGGATCCTGTGTAGGGGGCTGCCCCACTGTATGGTCATCGTTAGGGCCTGCCCCAAAGAGTCCATGGACTGGTGGATGTGA
- the UBL5 gene encoding ubiquitin-like protein 5, translating into MWSGEQGTGASGCSLPLPALRTQSDPGSALERGGCGVCWFQAFRAPDRMIEVVCNDRLGKKVRVKCNTDDTIGDLKKLIAAQTGTRWNKIVLKKWYTIFKDHVSLGDYEIHDGMNLELYYQ; encoded by the exons ATGTGGAGCGGGGAGCAAGGGACGGGCGCTTCCGGTTGTTCACTTCCGCTTCCGGCTCTTAGAACCCAGTCCGACCCCGGCTCCGCCCTCGAGCGAGGAGGTTGTGGCGTCTGCTGGTTCCAGGCGTTTCGAG CTCCAGACAGGATGATCGAGGTTGTTTGCAACGACCGTCTAGGGAAGAAGGTCCGCGTTAAGTGCAA CACGGATGACACCATCGGGGACCTTAAGAAGCTGATCGCAGCCCAAACTGGCACCCGTTGGAACAAGATCGTCCTGAAGAAGTG GTACACGATTTTTAAGGACCATGTGTCTCTGGGGGACT ATGAAATCCACGATGGGATGAACCTGGAGCTTTATTACCAATAG
- the PIN1 gene encoding peptidyl-prolyl cis-trans isomerase NIMA-interacting 1, with amino-acid sequence MADEEKLPPGWEKRMSRSSGRVYYFNHITNASQWERPSGNSSSGSKNGQGEPTRVRCSHLLVKHSQSRRPSSWRQEKITRTKEEALELINGYIQKIKSGEEDFESLASQFSDCSSAKARGDLGAFSRGQMQKPFEDASFALRTGEMSGPVFTDSGIHIILRTE; translated from the exons ATGGCGGACGAGGAGAAGCTGCCGCCCGGCTGGGAGAAGCGCATGAGCCGCAGCTCAG GCCGGGTGTACTACTTCAATCACATCACTAACGCCAGCCAGTGGGAGCGGCCGAGTGGCAACAGCAGCAGTGGCAGCAAAAATGGACAGGGGGAGCCCACCAGGGTCCGCTGCTCACACCTGCTTGTCAAGCACAGCCAGTCACGGCGGCCCTCATCCTGGCGGCAGGAGAAGATCACCAGGACCAAGGAGGAGGCCCTGGAGCTGATTAATG GCTACATCCAGAAGATCAAGTCAGGAGAGGAAGACTTTGAATCTCTGGCCTCACAGTTCAGCGACTGCAGCTCGGCCAAGGCCAGGGGAGACCTGGGTGCCTTCAGCAGAG GTCAGATGCAGAAGCCATTTGAAGATGCCTCCTTTGCGCTGCGGACGGGGGAGATGAGCGGCCCCGTGTTCACGGATTCCGGCATCCATATCATCCTTCGCACGGAGTGA